In Deltaproteobacteria bacterium, the following proteins share a genomic window:
- a CDS encoding NADP oxidoreductase, translating into MTVLHPVYFRKPVSANLPTPLRVAVIGAGPAGFYAVEELLKQTDLPVAVDLFDRLPTPYGLVRGGVAPDHQKIKAVTRQYEKIAQRPGFRFFGNVSFGRDLTLDELLAHYHHALFATGAESDRRMGIPGEDLLGSFPATIFVAWYNGHPDFQDLRFDLSSTESVAIVGNGNVAIDVARILSRPVDELAKTDIAEHTIEALRQSAVKNIYVLGRRGPAQAAFTNPELRELTELPGVDLVVRPEDMALDPLSDEFLAQQSEPMSQRNLETLTGQLVKGEGTQARKIRLHFLVSPVMVLGTERVEGVRIEKNRLVKDEHGNLKAQGTGEYQDLPCQMIFRSIGYKGHRLAGVPFDERAGVIPNSNGRVLDLTSGLPVPRLYVAGWIKRGPSGVIGTNKADASATVAALLADVRQGMVAPEVTTDAEAIPTLLTSKQVQYVTFAGWQRIDQHELSRGQEQGKVRNKLVTRDQLLESAEAA; encoded by the coding sequence ATGACCGTCCTCCATCCAGTTTATTTTCGTAAACCTGTCTCAGCCAATTTACCTACACCTCTCCGTGTGGCCGTTATTGGTGCGGGTCCCGCAGGGTTCTACGCGGTTGAGGAATTACTGAAGCAGACGGATCTCCCGGTTGCCGTCGATCTCTTTGATCGACTGCCAACTCCTTACGGCCTCGTCCGTGGAGGGGTTGCTCCAGATCATCAAAAGATCAAGGCGGTGACCCGACAATACGAAAAAATTGCCCAGCGTCCAGGTTTTCGCTTCTTCGGGAATGTCAGTTTTGGTCGGGACCTCACGCTTGATGAGTTACTCGCTCATTATCACCATGCGCTTTTCGCCACTGGTGCAGAATCCGATCGGCGTATGGGAATCCCCGGTGAAGATCTGCTTGGAAGTTTTCCGGCGACGATTTTTGTCGCGTGGTATAACGGACACCCAGACTTTCAGGATTTACGGTTTGATCTGAGCAGCACGGAGAGTGTTGCGATTGTTGGCAACGGCAACGTCGCTATCGATGTCGCTCGCATTCTCTCTCGTCCAGTCGATGAGCTGGCAAAAACTGATATTGCTGAGCACACCATTGAAGCCTTACGACAGAGTGCGGTAAAGAACATCTACGTACTCGGCCGTCGCGGTCCGGCCCAGGCAGCATTCACCAATCCCGAGCTGCGCGAGTTGACGGAACTCCCTGGGGTCGATCTCGTTGTCCGCCCCGAGGATATGGCTCTCGATCCGTTGAGTGACGAGTTCTTAGCCCAGCAGTCAGAGCCGATGTCACAGCGCAACCTGGAGACCCTGACCGGGCAACTCGTGAAAGGTGAAGGAACGCAGGCCCGCAAAATTCGCCTGCATTTTTTGGTGTCCCCTGTAATGGTGCTTGGCACTGAGCGTGTCGAGGGCGTGCGCATCGAAAAGAATCGGCTGGTGAAAGATGAACACGGCAATCTGAAGGCGCAGGGCACAGGCGAGTATCAAGACCTTCCTTGTCAGATGATCTTTCGCTCCATTGGTTATAAAGGCCATCGGCTCGCGGGGGTACCATTTGACGAGCGCGCTGGTGTCATCCCGAACAGCAATGGCCGGGTGCTTGATCTGACCTCTGGTCTTCCCGTGCCTCGCCTCTATGTCGCCGGTTGGATCAAACGTGGACCATCGGGAGTCATTGGAACCAACAAAGCGGATGCGAGTGCAACTGTTGCAGCGCTACTGGCTGACGTCCGGCAGGGAATGGTTGCGCCCGAGGTCACTACCGACGCAGAGGCGATACCAACGTTACTGACGAGCAAACAGGTACAGTATGTGACGTTCGCCGGGTGGCAACGTATCGACCAGCACGAATTATCGCGCGGACAAGAGCAGGGCAAAGTGCGCAATAAATTGGTCACTCGCGATCAACTTCTTGAGAGTGCAGAGGCCGCGTAA